A genomic region of Strigops habroptila isolate Jane chromosome 20, bStrHab1.2.pri, whole genome shotgun sequence contains the following coding sequences:
- the PLPP2 gene encoding phospholipid phosphatase 2 isoform X5, producing the protein MTPSATPTRRTPSPTASWPGSPSPAPLSSPCPLQLSSGEAYLVYTERLYSKSEYNNYLAALYKVVGTFLFGGAISQSLTDLAKYMIGRLRPNFLAVCNPDWSKVNCSIYVQLENVCQGESRNVTESRLSFYSGHSSFGMYCMMFLALYVQARLVGKWARLLRPTIQFFLIAFAIFVGYTRVSDYKHHWSDVLVGLLQGALIAVLIVRYVSDFFKHRPPLPCDGKDPERKPSLPLTMSDPDHNHYSYRGTP; encoded by the exons ATGACTCCATCCGCTACCCCTACAAGGCGGACACCATCACCCACGGCCTCATGGCCGGGGTCACCATCACCTGCACCGTTGTCATC CCCTTGTCCTTTGCAGCTCTCATCAGGGGAGGCGTACCTGGTCTACACGGAGCGCCTTTACTCCAAGTCGGAGTACAACAACTACCTGGCCGCCCTCTACAAGGTAGTGGGGACCTTCCTCTTTGGAGGGGCCATCAGCCAGTCCCTCACTGACCTGGCCAAATACATGATCGGGCGCCTCCGGCCCAACTTCCTGGCTGTCTGCAATCCCGACTGGTCCAAGGTGAACTGCTCCATCTACGTGCAGCTGGAAAACGTCTGCCAAGGGGAGAGCAGGAACGTCACCGAGTCCAG ACTCTCCTTCTACTCTGGGCACTCCTCCTTTGGGATGTACTGCATGATGTTCCTGGCG CTCTATGTGCAAGCCCGGCTGGTGGGGAAGTGGGCCCGGCTGCTGCGTCCCACCATCCAGTTCTTCCTCATCGCCTTCGCCATCTTCGTGGGCTACACCAGGGTGTCCGACTACAAGCACCACTGGAGCGACgtgctggtggggctgctcCAAGGGGCTCTCATTGCCGTCCTCATC GTCCGCTACGTCTCCGACTTCTTCAAGCACCGTCCCCCTCTGCCGTGCGATGGGAAGGACCCGGAGCGCAAACCCAGCCTCCCGCTCACCATGAGCGACCCCGACCACAATCACTACAGCTACCGGGGCACCCCGTGA
- the PLPP2 gene encoding phospholipid phosphatase 2 isoform X4 codes for MERRKVFVVLDVLCLAVASLPFVILTLVNSPYKRGFYCNDDSIRYPYKADTITHGLMAGVTITCTVVILSSGEAYLVYTERLYSKSEYNNYLAALYKVVGTFLFGGAISQSLTDLAKYMIGRLRPNFLAVCNPDWSKVNCSIYVQLENVCQGESRNVTESRLSFYSGHSSFGMYCMMFLALYVQARLVGKWARLLRPTIQFFLIAFAIFVGYTRVSDYKHHWSDVLVGLLQGALIAVLIVRYVSDFFKHRPPLPCDGKDPERKPSLPLTMSDPDHNHYSYRGTP; via the exons ATGGAGCGCAGGAAGGTCTTCGTGGTGCTCGACGTGCTCTGCCTGGCGGTCG CGTCTCTGCCCTTCGTCATCCTGACGCTGGTGAACTCCCCGTACAAACGGGGCTTCTACTGCAACGATGACTCCATCCGCTACCCCTACAAGGCGGACACCATCACCCACGGCCTCATGGCCGGGGTCACCATCACCTGCACCGTTGTCATC CTCTCATCAGGGGAGGCGTACCTGGTCTACACGGAGCGCCTTTACTCCAAGTCGGAGTACAACAACTACCTGGCCGCCCTCTACAAGGTAGTGGGGACCTTCCTCTTTGGAGGGGCCATCAGCCAGTCCCTCACTGACCTGGCCAAATACATGATCGGGCGCCTCCGGCCCAACTTCCTGGCTGTCTGCAATCCCGACTGGTCCAAGGTGAACTGCTCCATCTACGTGCAGCTGGAAAACGTCTGCCAAGGGGAGAGCAGGAACGTCACCGAGTCCAG ACTCTCCTTCTACTCTGGGCACTCCTCCTTTGGGATGTACTGCATGATGTTCCTGGCG CTCTATGTGCAAGCCCGGCTGGTGGGGAAGTGGGCCCGGCTGCTGCGTCCCACCATCCAGTTCTTCCTCATCGCCTTCGCCATCTTCGTGGGCTACACCAGGGTGTCCGACTACAAGCACCACTGGAGCGACgtgctggtggggctgctcCAAGGGGCTCTCATTGCCGTCCTCATC GTCCGCTACGTCTCCGACTTCTTCAAGCACCGTCCCCCTCTGCCGTGCGATGGGAAGGACCCGGAGCGCAAACCCAGCCTCCCGCTCACCATGAGCGACCCCGACCACAATCACTACAGCTACCGGGGCACCCCGTGA
- the PLPP2 gene encoding phospholipid phosphatase 2 isoform X2: MSCILLGWKMGRRRRGHNISPDPLHQGVVGQPSGLCGCPATISCGIWAPQAAVSCDRALSASGRVLLAQGAGGSERCPQSSPPLCLAASLPFVILTLVNSPYKRGFYCNDDSIRYPYKADTITHGLMAGVTITCTVVILSSGEAYLVYTERLYSKSEYNNYLAALYKVVGTFLFGGAISQSLTDLAKYMIGRLRPNFLAVCNPDWSKVNCSIYVQLENVCQGESRNVTESRLSFYSGHSSFGMYCMMFLALYVQARLVGKWARLLRPTIQFFLIAFAIFVGYTRVSDYKHHWSDVLVGLLQGALIAVLIVRYVSDFFKHRPPLPCDGKDPERKPSLPLTMSDPDHNHYSYRGTP; this comes from the exons ATGAGCTGCATCCTCCTGGGCTGgaagatggggaggaggaggagagggcaCAACATCAGCCCTGATCCCCTGCACCAGGGAGTTGTGGGGCAGCCCTCGGGGCTCTGTGGGTGCCCGGCGACCATCTCCTGTGGTATCTGGGCGCCGCAGGCAGCTGTGAGCTGTGATAGGGCTCTATCAGCGTCAGGACGAGTCCTCCTGGCCCAGGGTGCGGGTGGCTCCGAACGG TGTCCCCAGTCCTCGCCTCCCCTCTGCCTTGCAGCGTCTCTGCCCTTCGTCATCCTGACGCTGGTGAACTCCCCGTACAAACGGGGCTTCTACTGCAACGATGACTCCATCCGCTACCCCTACAAGGCGGACACCATCACCCACGGCCTCATGGCCGGGGTCACCATCACCTGCACCGTTGTCATC CTCTCATCAGGGGAGGCGTACCTGGTCTACACGGAGCGCCTTTACTCCAAGTCGGAGTACAACAACTACCTGGCCGCCCTCTACAAGGTAGTGGGGACCTTCCTCTTTGGAGGGGCCATCAGCCAGTCCCTCACTGACCTGGCCAAATACATGATCGGGCGCCTCCGGCCCAACTTCCTGGCTGTCTGCAATCCCGACTGGTCCAAGGTGAACTGCTCCATCTACGTGCAGCTGGAAAACGTCTGCCAAGGGGAGAGCAGGAACGTCACCGAGTCCAG ACTCTCCTTCTACTCTGGGCACTCCTCCTTTGGGATGTACTGCATGATGTTCCTGGCG CTCTATGTGCAAGCCCGGCTGGTGGGGAAGTGGGCCCGGCTGCTGCGTCCCACCATCCAGTTCTTCCTCATCGCCTTCGCCATCTTCGTGGGCTACACCAGGGTGTCCGACTACAAGCACCACTGGAGCGACgtgctggtggggctgctcCAAGGGGCTCTCATTGCCGTCCTCATC GTCCGCTACGTCTCCGACTTCTTCAAGCACCGTCCCCCTCTGCCGTGCGATGGGAAGGACCCGGAGCGCAAACCCAGCCTCCCGCTCACCATGAGCGACCCCGACCACAATCACTACAGCTACCGGGGCACCCCGTGA
- the PLPP2 gene encoding phospholipid phosphatase 2 isoform X1 has product MSCILLGWKMGRRRRGHNISPDPLHQGVVGQPSGLCGCPATISCGIWAPQAAVSCDRALSASGRVLLAQGAGGSERCRRGARDGVLGGACPQSSPPLCLAASLPFVILTLVNSPYKRGFYCNDDSIRYPYKADTITHGLMAGVTITCTVVILSSGEAYLVYTERLYSKSEYNNYLAALYKVVGTFLFGGAISQSLTDLAKYMIGRLRPNFLAVCNPDWSKVNCSIYVQLENVCQGESRNVTESRLSFYSGHSSFGMYCMMFLALYVQARLVGKWARLLRPTIQFFLIAFAIFVGYTRVSDYKHHWSDVLVGLLQGALIAVLIVRYVSDFFKHRPPLPCDGKDPERKPSLPLTMSDPDHNHYSYRGTP; this is encoded by the exons ATGAGCTGCATCCTCCTGGGCTGgaagatggggaggaggaggagagggcaCAACATCAGCCCTGATCCCCTGCACCAGGGAGTTGTGGGGCAGCCCTCGGGGCTCTGTGGGTGCCCGGCGACCATCTCCTGTGGTATCTGGGCGCCGCAGGCAGCTGTGAGCTGTGATAGGGCTCTATCAGCGTCAGGACGAGTCCTCCTGGCCCAGGGTGCGGGTGGCTCCGAACGGTGTCGCCGGGGGGCGAGggatggggtgctggggggtgccTGTCCCCAGTCCTCGCCTCCCCTCTGCCTTGCAGCGTCTCTGCCCTTCGTCATCCTGACGCTGGTGAACTCCCCGTACAAACGGGGCTTCTACTGCAACGATGACTCCATCCGCTACCCCTACAAGGCGGACACCATCACCCACGGCCTCATGGCCGGGGTCACCATCACCTGCACCGTTGTCATC CTCTCATCAGGGGAGGCGTACCTGGTCTACACGGAGCGCCTTTACTCCAAGTCGGAGTACAACAACTACCTGGCCGCCCTCTACAAGGTAGTGGGGACCTTCCTCTTTGGAGGGGCCATCAGCCAGTCCCTCACTGACCTGGCCAAATACATGATCGGGCGCCTCCGGCCCAACTTCCTGGCTGTCTGCAATCCCGACTGGTCCAAGGTGAACTGCTCCATCTACGTGCAGCTGGAAAACGTCTGCCAAGGGGAGAGCAGGAACGTCACCGAGTCCAG ACTCTCCTTCTACTCTGGGCACTCCTCCTTTGGGATGTACTGCATGATGTTCCTGGCG CTCTATGTGCAAGCCCGGCTGGTGGGGAAGTGGGCCCGGCTGCTGCGTCCCACCATCCAGTTCTTCCTCATCGCCTTCGCCATCTTCGTGGGCTACACCAGGGTGTCCGACTACAAGCACCACTGGAGCGACgtgctggtggggctgctcCAAGGGGCTCTCATTGCCGTCCTCATC GTCCGCTACGTCTCCGACTTCTTCAAGCACCGTCCCCCTCTGCCGTGCGATGGGAAGGACCCGGAGCGCAAACCCAGCCTCCCGCTCACCATGAGCGACCCCGACCACAATCACTACAGCTACCGGGGCACCCCGTGA
- the PLPP2 gene encoding phospholipid phosphatase 2 isoform X3: MSCILLGWKMGRRRRGHNISPDPLHQGVVGQPSGLCGCPATISCGIWAPQAAVSCDRALSASGRVLLAQGAGGSERCRRGARDGVLGGACPQSSPPLCLAASLPFVILTLVNSPYKRGFYCNDDSIRYPYKADTITHGLMAGVTITCTVVILSSGEAYLVYTERLYSKSEYNNYLAALYKVVGTFLFGGAISQSLTDLAKYMIGRLRPNFLAVCNPDWSKVNCSIYVQLENVCQGESRNVTESSSMCKPGWWGSGPGCCVPPSSSSSSPSPSSWATPGCPTTSTTGATCWWGCSKGLSLPSSSSATSPTSSSTVPLCRAMGRTRSANPASRSP, encoded by the exons ATGAGCTGCATCCTCCTGGGCTGgaagatggggaggaggaggagagggcaCAACATCAGCCCTGATCCCCTGCACCAGGGAGTTGTGGGGCAGCCCTCGGGGCTCTGTGGGTGCCCGGCGACCATCTCCTGTGGTATCTGGGCGCCGCAGGCAGCTGTGAGCTGTGATAGGGCTCTATCAGCGTCAGGACGAGTCCTCCTGGCCCAGGGTGCGGGTGGCTCCGAACGGTGTCGCCGGGGGGCGAGggatggggtgctggggggtgccTGTCCCCAGTCCTCGCCTCCCCTCTGCCTTGCAGCGTCTCTGCCCTTCGTCATCCTGACGCTGGTGAACTCCCCGTACAAACGGGGCTTCTACTGCAACGATGACTCCATCCGCTACCCCTACAAGGCGGACACCATCACCCACGGCCTCATGGCCGGGGTCACCATCACCTGCACCGTTGTCATC CTCTCATCAGGGGAGGCGTACCTGGTCTACACGGAGCGCCTTTACTCCAAGTCGGAGTACAACAACTACCTGGCCGCCCTCTACAAGGTAGTGGGGACCTTCCTCTTTGGAGGGGCCATCAGCCAGTCCCTCACTGACCTGGCCAAATACATGATCGGGCGCCTCCGGCCCAACTTCCTGGCTGTCTGCAATCCCGACTGGTCCAAGGTGAACTGCTCCATCTACGTGCAGCTGGAAAACGTCTGCCAAGGGGAGAGCAGGAACGTCACCGAGTCCAG CTCTATGTGCAAGCCCGGCTGGTGGGGAAGTGGGCCCGGCTGCTGCGTCCCACCATCCAGTTCTTCCTCATCGCCTTCGCCATCTTCGTGGGCTACACCAGGGTGTCCGACTACAAGCACCACTGGAGCGACgtgctggtggggctgctcCAAGGGGCTCTCATTGCCGTCCTCATC GTCCGCTACGTCTCCGACTTCTTCAAGCACCGTCCCCCTCTGCCGTGCGATGGGAAGGACCCGGAGCGCAAACCCAGCCTCCCGCTCACCATGA